In Lacrimispora indolis DSM 755, a genomic segment contains:
- a CDS encoding phosphoadenosine phosphosulfate reductase domain-containing protein, protein MFKIKWDSENNGILLSEYIEEKDALNSPRPVYVEEFRMLGLDEAFQLPQENVPICWEMDRKYYYCGGVIAETKKGNIYDDPTVIVNPEAYKMVLNPIDLEVLVKANLDQITVAENEAMDFIKEKYEFYQEKNISGYVVAFSGGKDSQVILDLVSRVIPSEKYKVVFTNTGMELPCTIETVENTEKFYKQRYPEFKLEHAKSKKDALDLWKDYGPPSRLNRWCCSVLKTALFGRKMKELLETDLQPKLVVFEGVRNDESARRESYGRVGDGVKHVNLINCRAILKWNTTEIYLYMYKNDIRINPAYTMGLTRVGCGVCPFASDWSEYVIRKRYPEVAKNYISVVEDMAKNIGITSQTKINEYISSGNWKKNAGGKGLIPDASRVDVLSKEPNFECIVLNPKVDWEKWFFTLGEYFLEKIDENYYKGELKFKGTVVKFDVRYGKNSIRFKAMGTTNKILLVSYLTKVFTKTAYCELCGVCEIECPTGALTIRDSVEIDRERCIHCNNCFGINTKGCIIATRKLMYEGGGTMGTATKTSGIDRYSTFGLRAEWLTAFFELMDGWFDGYSDLGPKQITAMINWLREAELVDLKEKKVTDLAKLLSSVYDSNPLQVWQIIWINLSFNSSIANWYVNNTKNEMEYSKVELVELLKENYPTLKGATLRNPVDALVNTFTNSPLGTIDRGDDSSLKIGLLTKKGVAVKTIRRYGTSKISSASVAYLLYKNAEINDMYELTVSDIYEKGCMGVYNVFNMDSVSFMNALRGLTTNEVLSADLLGGLENIHLISEFTSFAVLKRFLKRV, encoded by the coding sequence ATGTTTAAGATAAAGTGGGACAGCGAAAACAATGGGATACTATTATCCGAGTATATAGAAGAAAAAGATGCGCTTAATTCCCCCAGACCTGTATATGTAGAAGAATTTAGAATGTTGGGGCTAGATGAGGCTTTTCAATTACCACAGGAAAATGTTCCTATTTGTTGGGAGATGGATAGGAAGTATTACTATTGTGGAGGAGTTATCGCAGAGACTAAAAAAGGAAACATTTATGACGACCCAACAGTTATTGTAAATCCTGAAGCTTATAAAATGGTATTGAATCCAATTGATTTGGAAGTTTTAGTGAAGGCCAATTTAGATCAGATAACAGTTGCTGAAAATGAGGCGATGGATTTTATAAAAGAAAAGTATGAGTTTTACCAAGAGAAAAATATTTCTGGTTATGTAGTTGCATTTAGTGGAGGCAAGGATTCACAAGTAATTTTGGATTTGGTAAGTAGAGTGATTCCTTCTGAAAAATATAAGGTTGTTTTTACTAATACGGGTATGGAATTGCCATGTACTATTGAAACGGTTGAAAATACTGAAAAATTTTATAAACAGAGATATCCAGAGTTTAAGTTAGAACATGCAAAAAGTAAAAAAGATGCATTGGATCTATGGAAAGACTATGGGCCCCCAAGTCGTTTGAATAGATGGTGCTGTTCTGTTTTAAAAACGGCATTATTTGGACGAAAGATGAAGGAACTTCTTGAAACAGATTTACAACCTAAGCTAGTTGTGTTTGAGGGAGTTAGAAATGATGAGAGTGCGCGACGAGAATCATATGGTCGAGTTGGTGATGGCGTAAAGCATGTCAATTTGATTAACTGCCGTGCAATTCTCAAATGGAATACTACAGAAATTTATCTGTACATGTACAAGAATGATATTAGGATTAATCCTGCATATACAATGGGGCTGACCCGTGTTGGCTGTGGTGTTTGCCCATTTGCATCTGATTGGTCTGAATATGTAATTAGAAAGCGTTACCCTGAAGTGGCTAAAAACTATATTAGTGTAGTTGAAGATATGGCCAAGAATATAGGAATCACATCTCAAACGAAAATTAATGAGTACATTTCTTCTGGTAATTGGAAGAAGAACGCTGGAGGAAAGGGTCTTATTCCTGATGCCTCAAGAGTAGATGTCTTATCAAAAGAACCTAATTTTGAATGTATTGTCTTGAATCCTAAGGTAGATTGGGAAAAATGGTTTTTCACATTGGGAGAATATTTCCTTGAGAAAATAGACGAGAATTATTATAAAGGAGAATTGAAGTTTAAAGGAACTGTTGTTAAATTTGATGTCAGGTATGGAAAGAATTCTATCAGATTTAAGGCAATGGGTACAACTAATAAGATTCTTCTTGTTAGCTATTTAACAAAAGTTTTTACAAAGACAGCATATTGTGAGCTGTGTGGTGTGTGTGAGATTGAATGCCCGACTGGTGCATTGACAATCCGTGATTCTGTCGAGATAGATCGAGAGAGATGTATCCATTGTAATAATTGTTTCGGTATTAATACTAAGGGCTGTATTATTGCCACTAGAAAGCTAATGTATGAAGGAGGAGGAACGATGGGAACAGCTACAAAAACATCAGGTATAGATAGGTATTCAACATTCGGTTTGAGAGCTGAGTGGCTGACGGCTTTCTTCGAATTAATGGATGGTTGGTTTGATGGATATAGTGATCTAGGACCCAAACAGATTACCGCAATGATTAACTGGCTTCGAGAAGCAGAACTAGTGGATTTAAAAGAGAAAAAAGTGACAGATTTGGCCAAGCTTTTGAGTTCAGTTTATGATTCAAATCCGTTGCAAGTATGGCAGATCATTTGGATTAATTTGTCTTTCAATTCTTCGATTGCTAATTGGTATGTTAATAATACTAAGAACGAGATGGAGTATTCTAAGGTTGAACTGGTAGAATTGCTGAAGGAAAATTACCCAACGCTTAAAGGGGCCACTTTGAGAAATCCGGTTGATGCATTGGTAAATACCTTTACAAATTCTCCATTAGGAACTATTGATAGGGGAGATGATAGCAGCCTAAAAATTGGGCTACTCACCAAAAAGGGGGTTGCAGTTAAAACTATTAGGAGGTATGGTACTTCAAAAATATCTTCAGCTTCGGTGGCATATTTACTATATAAAAATGCAGAAATTAATGATATGTACGAATTAACTGTTTCAGATATCTATGAAAAGGGGTGTATGGGAGTATACAATGTTTTTAACATGGATAGTGTAAGTTTTATGAATGCACTTAGAGGCCTGACTACAAATGAAGTATTATCAGCAGATCTATTAGGAGGATTAGAAAATATCCACTTAATAAGTGAGTTTACTTCTTTCGCTGTCTTAAAGCGGTTTTTAAAGAGGGTATAG
- a CDS encoding recombinase RecT → MSDVKQELEKRAAGGGGQSQSVRLTKNMTIVDMVKALEPEIKRALPSILTPERFTRMALSAINNTPKLGECTPMSFIAALMNAAQLGLEPNTPLGQAYLIPYKNKGVLECQFQLGYRGLIDLAYRNERMQSVEAQVVYENDEFSYELGLHPSLIHRPSFDEPGEIRAFYAIFRLDNGGFRFEVMSKSYVDAYAARYSKAFTSDFSPWKSNYEGMAKKTVIKQLLKYAPMKSEFQKAVTMDETIKTELSVDMSEVSNQEVIDRELTEQVA, encoded by the coding sequence ATGTCAGATGTAAAACAGGAATTAGAGAAGAGGGCAGCAGGCGGCGGAGGTCAAAGTCAATCCGTCAGACTGACAAAAAATATGACAATCGTTGATATGGTTAAGGCTCTTGAACCGGAAATCAAACGGGCGCTTCCCAGTATTCTTACGCCGGAACGATTTACGCGTATGGCATTATCGGCGATTAATAATACTCCCAAGCTGGGAGAATGTACTCCTATGAGTTTTATTGCGGCTTTGATGAATGCAGCACAATTGGGTTTGGAACCGAATACACCCTTAGGACAAGCATATTTAATCCCTTATAAAAACAAAGGAGTGTTGGAGTGCCAGTTTCAGCTGGGATATCGGGGCCTCATTGATTTAGCCTATCGAAATGAAAGAATGCAAAGCGTTGAAGCACAGGTAGTATATGAAAATGATGAGTTTTCTTATGAACTGGGCCTTCATCCCTCTTTGATTCATCGCCCTTCTTTTGATGAACCGGGGGAGATCCGGGCCTTTTATGCTATTTTCAGACTGGACAACGGTGGATTCCGTTTTGAGGTGATGAGTAAAAGCTATGTAGATGCCTATGCAGCCCGGTATTCAAAAGCATTTACTTCGGATTTCAGTCCATGGAAAAGTAATTATGAAGGCATGGCAAAAAAGACGGTTATTAAACAGCTGCTAAAGTATGCCCCCATGAAGTCCGAATTTCAGAAGGCTGTCACTATGGATGAGACGATTAAAACGGAGTTATCTGTAGATATGAGTGAGGTTTCCAATCAGGAAGTGATTGATAGAGAGTTGACGGAACAAGTTGCATAA
- a CDS encoding YqaJ viral recombinase family protein has translation MKKLISTNGLSHEDWLKYRKQGIGGSDAGAICGLNPYVSPMSIFYEKTSSEVEDHDNESMRQGRDLEEYVARRFMEETGLKVRRSNVMYQSEEYPFMLANVDRLISGENMGLECKTASAYNADKWTGESVPAHYEIQCHHYMAVTGAKAWYLAVVILGREFKYKKIERDEELIQNLIAIEKEFWEDHVLSGNMPDPDGSDISNEVINRYFPTARKKTIPLPSHLNEQLKRREEIILLAKKLTQEQNQIEQQLKLYMGEYEMAFNEHYRVSWSNVDTVRFDSKRLKEERPDLYRDFAKCSQSRRFTVKAA, from the coding sequence ATGAAAAAGTTAATTTCAACAAACGGCTTATCTCATGAAGATTGGCTGAAATACAGAAAACAGGGAATCGGTGGGTCTGATGCAGGTGCAATCTGTGGTCTTAATCCCTATGTCAGCCCTATGAGTATTTTCTATGAAAAAACAAGCTCAGAAGTAGAAGATCATGATAATGAATCCATGAGACAGGGGCGAGACCTAGAAGAATATGTGGCCCGGCGCTTTATGGAAGAGACAGGCTTAAAGGTACGACGGTCCAATGTCATGTATCAGAGCGAAGAATATCCCTTTATGCTGGCAAATGTTGACCGCCTTATTTCAGGGGAAAACATGGGACTTGAATGCAAAACTGCCAGTGCCTATAATGCAGATAAATGGACCGGAGAATCTGTCCCTGCCCATTATGAAATCCAATGTCATCATTATATGGCGGTGACCGGGGCGAAGGCCTGGTATCTGGCTGTTGTGATTTTGGGAAGGGAATTTAAGTATAAGAAGATTGAACGTGATGAGGAGCTGATTCAAAATCTGATTGCCATAGAAAAGGAATTCTGGGAGGATCATGTTTTGTCAGGAAATATGCCAGACCCGGACGGCAGTGATATTTCAAATGAAGTGATTAACCGGTATTTTCCAACGGCCCGTAAAAAGACGATTCCTCTTCCGTCTCATTTAAATGAGCAGTTAAAAAGAAGGGAAGAAATCATTCTTCTGGCAAAGAAGTTGACACAGGAGCAGAATCAGATTGAACAGCAGCTTAAGCTTTATATGGGCGAATATGAAATGGCATTTAATGAGCACTATAGAGTTTCCTGGAGCAATGTGGATACAGTCCGTTTTGACAGCAAGCGATTAAAGGAGGAACGGCCAGATCTTTACCGGGATTTTGCTAAATGCAGCCAGTCAAGACGATTTACTGTTAAGGCGGCGTAA
- the pglZ gene encoding BREX-4 system phosphatase PglZ, producing MDIDSMVDIIQSDLNRQGSYDRYPIRFFSMKLSNGTSNYLMKLRTKVEALAKNCVEILDFQNFLLHDDGWITIDRFRKKVYALDSDKSYIIVGFSEYARFLSNAEFITLLLGLLELENSGNYVKRRIYIPCFAIYSQVRKIVKANNRRMDVYNPFLNEMDFEDLPRIFFIDDNLDNSAYENEVTNSSEWFGMWRKSNIDVTKPIICTSKVLSLFYEKASPDNVYNIKRISTYEELLLYLYGIENIVSYKVDSDEYFRRLMMLLRSSHGMQLKSIILQVVNAQKITVDNIYSLWKVAGIFEKWLIQNYVILFNNKESYLTYMMSSMTQLSVEEFVEKAYVCFLVNLDDTIYEERRRLILSVKKIEHDIRCTKQIEEYFEKFLCELIRRQTTIALESINMTKESDFSAENIEKMSLEVKKRLLPILTDCSSYERQLIIWLFRSGLVEEKELNKVYSNLWEYLSKSEFIASEGDYPARFVAYFDLYRRCRLGKNSGNIYNDSLLEWNKNEGSFYEWYTSGQIEFPESTLKKQNFVGPVYVLDGVGAEFLDYLLALLEHECYEVEYCNYAKSHLPSVTSIAKEFYDSKYHWVVDYDRDVIHGEIYYHAANLERALSVIERIVKRIIYEHKNESFAIIADHGSSVGHKLFKREKKYNYDQSDHDGRCYLVKGNQSIPSSVDYVLYTDERSRQWVISLNEQSLFNTSKYEVHGGATPEEIIVPVIIAHKSNKKSRTYKVNPKDLKVSGMKKELEFKISPKPDSAQLMAKDGTNINMIYDQEKKIWIGKLKRGIEQTIEVCIENQYFCFKTIPPTKMGDDLFDD from the coding sequence ATGGATATAGATAGTATGGTTGACATTATTCAAAGTGATTTAAATCGCCAAGGATCATATGATCGCTATCCAATAAGATTTTTTAGCATGAAGTTATCAAATGGAACTTCGAATTATCTAATGAAGCTTCGTACAAAAGTAGAGGCTCTAGCAAAAAATTGTGTAGAAATTTTGGATTTTCAAAACTTTTTACTACACGATGATGGTTGGATTACAATTGATAGATTTCGTAAAAAAGTATATGCATTAGACTCAGATAAAAGCTATATTATTGTAGGTTTTTCAGAATATGCTCGATTTTTATCAAATGCGGAATTTATTACTTTATTATTAGGCTTGCTTGAATTGGAGAATAGTGGAAATTATGTTAAAAGGCGAATATATATTCCTTGCTTTGCAATTTATAGTCAAGTAAGAAAGATTGTGAAAGCCAATAATCGGCGCATGGATGTGTATAATCCTTTCTTAAATGAAATGGATTTTGAAGATTTGCCACGTATTTTCTTTATTGATGATAACTTGGATAATTCAGCTTATGAAAATGAAGTTACTAATTCAAGTGAGTGGTTTGGAATGTGGAGAAAATCTAATATAGATGTTACTAAACCTATTATTTGCACTTCCAAAGTCCTTTCACTATTTTATGAAAAAGCCAGTCCAGACAATGTTTATAATATAAAGAGAATTTCAACTTATGAGGAATTATTATTATATTTGTATGGAATAGAAAATATTGTTTCCTATAAAGTTGATTCGGATGAGTACTTTAGGCGTCTTATGATGCTCCTGCGTTCCTCACATGGAATGCAGCTTAAATCTATAATTCTGCAAGTAGTGAATGCCCAAAAAATTACAGTAGACAATATTTATTCTTTGTGGAAAGTTGCAGGAATCTTTGAAAAATGGTTGATCCAGAATTACGTAATATTATTTAATAATAAAGAATCATATCTTACTTATATGATGTCATCAATGACACAACTATCTGTAGAGGAATTTGTTGAAAAAGCTTATGTTTGTTTTTTGGTGAATTTAGATGATACAATCTATGAAGAGAGAAGAAGATTAATTTTATCAGTTAAAAAAATAGAACATGATATCAGATGCACAAAGCAAATAGAGGAGTATTTTGAAAAGTTTCTTTGTGAACTTATAAGAAGGCAGACAACCATAGCATTGGAAAGCATTAATATGACTAAGGAATCAGATTTTTCAGCGGAAAATATTGAGAAAATGTCCTTGGAGGTAAAAAAAAGACTGTTGCCTATTTTAACGGATTGCAGTAGCTATGAGCGCCAATTGATTATTTGGCTCTTCCGATCAGGATTAGTAGAAGAAAAGGAACTTAATAAAGTATATTCTAATTTATGGGAATACCTAAGTAAAAGTGAATTTATTGCTTCTGAAGGGGATTATCCGGCTAGATTTGTTGCTTATTTTGATTTATATAGAAGGTGCAGATTAGGAAAAAATAGCGGGAATATATATAATGACTCTTTATTAGAATGGAATAAGAATGAGGGTTCATTCTATGAGTGGTACACTAGTGGACAGATAGAGTTTCCGGAAAGCACATTGAAAAAACAGAATTTTGTCGGTCCGGTATATGTTTTAGATGGTGTTGGTGCAGAATTCTTAGATTATCTTTTGGCTTTGTTAGAACATGAATGCTACGAAGTGGAGTATTGTAATTATGCGAAATCGCATTTACCATCAGTTACTTCTATCGCAAAGGAATTTTATGATTCAAAATATCACTGGGTAGTAGATTATGATAGAGATGTTATTCATGGAGAAATTTATTATCATGCTGCAAATTTGGAAAGAGCATTATCTGTCATTGAAAGAATTGTTAAGCGGATTATATATGAGCATAAAAACGAAAGCTTTGCTATAATTGCTGATCATGGATCGAGTGTCGGTCATAAGCTATTCAAACGTGAAAAGAAATATAATTATGATCAGTCTGATCATGACGGGCGATGTTATTTGGTGAAAGGCAATCAAAGTATCCCATCATCTGTTGATTATGTATTATATACTGATGAACGATCTCGTCAATGGGTAATTTCGTTAAATGAGCAATCGCTTTTCAATACATCCAAGTATGAAGTTCATGGTGGTGCAACCCCCGAAGAAATTATAGTTCCAGTGATCATTGCACATAAGAGTAATAAAAAAAGTAGGACTTACAAAGTTAACCCGAAAGATCTTAAAGTGAGTGGAATGAAAAAAGAGTTGGAGTTTAAAATAAGCCCTAAGCCAGATAGTGCTCAACTAATGGCCAAGGATGGAACGAATATAAATATGATTTATGACCAAGAAAAGAAAATTTGGATTGGAAAATTGAAGCGTGGGATAGAACAGACAATAGAAGTTTGTATTGAAAATCAATATTTTTGCTTCAAGACAATACCGCCAACTAAGATGGGAGATGATTTGTTTGATGACTGA
- a CDS encoding AAA family ATPase gives MELKRNIYNNLLCWKQRDSGKVLELKGARQTGKTFILDKFARENYKIYIYINMAQLSGEQFLVCMEQASAWNPGEPRIERKLYEAFRLFDSRFEDNKDTIIVIDEIQESAKVYSKIREFSREFVCHFVVASSYLGKALEKGYFISAGDTENLTLNTLSFEEFVKAFGKRELYNDVDLLGSSNPLQYDELKEYYKIYCEIGGYPDVVNCYLETQNTQECKKILKQIIRTFIEESTRCLGGIQEMILLEQIFPAIAQLSVREKKEQDDLITELSRIIYNGKSNRTIRKSINAVIDWLYRADIIGYCGKANECDPVNVYLHNRFYFLDVGVCRYFLDVAGADLPTLRGVISNGTYKEGEIDFLIKRWENDNSYGVGVKDGISETETVRQLLKDEKVEAVYLLKGDTYGGIADRKITVPIYLVGRVRFDYERGNEEKS, from the coding sequence GTGGAACTGAAGCGAAATATTTATAATAATCTGCTTTGCTGGAAGCAACGTGACAGCGGTAAGGTCCTGGAACTAAAAGGTGCCAGACAAACTGGAAAGACATTTATTCTGGATAAATTTGCTAGAGAAAATTACAAAATTTATATCTATATCAATATGGCTCAGTTGTCCGGGGAACAATTTCTGGTTTGTATGGAACAGGCATCTGCCTGGAATCCAGGAGAACCGCGTATAGAAAGGAAGCTATATGAAGCTTTCCGATTGTTCGATTCCCGGTTCGAGGATAACAAAGACACTATTATTGTTATAGATGAGATTCAGGAATCGGCGAAAGTGTATTCCAAAATCAGGGAATTTTCAAGAGAGTTTGTATGTCATTTTGTAGTTGCAAGCAGTTACTTAGGGAAGGCATTGGAAAAGGGGTATTTTATTTCAGCAGGAGATACAGAGAATTTGACACTTAATACATTGTCATTCGAAGAATTTGTAAAGGCATTTGGAAAACGGGAGCTTTATAATGACGTTGATCTGCTTGGTTCCAGTAATCCCTTACAATATGATGAATTAAAAGAGTATTATAAGATATATTGTGAAATAGGTGGTTATCCGGATGTCGTAAATTGTTATTTGGAAACACAGAATACACAAGAATGCAAAAAGATTTTGAAACAGATTATTAGGACTTTTATAGAAGAATCAACAAGATGCTTAGGCGGTATACAGGAAATGATTTTACTGGAGCAGATATTTCCTGCGATTGCACAGCTTTCTGTCCGGGAGAAAAAGGAACAAGATGATTTAATTACAGAATTATCCCGTATTATTTATAATGGAAAAAGCAATAGAACCATAAGGAAAAGTATCAATGCAGTTATAGACTGGCTATATCGTGCAGATATTATAGGTTATTGTGGCAAGGCCAATGAATGTGATCCCGTGAACGTATATTTGCACAACCGTTTTTATTTTCTGGATGTTGGAGTATGCAGATATTTTCTGGATGTGGCAGGAGCTGATTTGCCAACTCTTAGGGGAGTGATAAGTAATGGAACGTACAAGGAAGGGGAGATTGATTTCCTTATAAAACGCTGGGAAAATGATAATAGCTATGGCGTGGGGGTAAAGGATGGGATATCAGAAACAGAGACAGTACGTCAGCTTTTAAAAGATGAAAAGGTAGAGGCTGTTTATTTGCTGAAAGGAGATACTTATGGCGGTATAGCAGACCGAAAGATAACCGTGCCTATTTATCTGGTGGGAAGAGTTCGGTTTGATTATGAAAGAGGGAATGAAGAGAAGTCTTGA
- a CDS encoding DUF5688 family protein produces the protein MGKRISDFSVRGISKEMLLFVVKNKSKKVEEEQMNYNQFLVEVRAAVQERLGRDYEIRIQKITKNNGIVLDGLIIGKVSKNIAPTIYLNSYYMHFTHGMSLQEILEDIISAYKENNDVVFGDMRELLDFNNLKGKVAFKLIQREKNKELLKDVPYFEFLDLAMVFYLILDEHRGGQMTTLIHNSHMEPWGVEKEELYRFAKRNTPMLLPPEIKTMKEIVCDILKGCLEELEMAGLVNDLLDFDSQRPPLYVLSNKKQINGAGCILYDGCLKDFADSLNSDIIILPSSTHEVILVPDDGNLDYGELQKTVDQINESEVPKEDVLSDMIYKYSRHDCSISFIE, from the coding sequence GTGGGTAAAAGAATAAGTGATTTTTCTGTCAGAGGCATTTCTAAGGAGATGCTTCTTTTTGTTGTTAAAAATAAGAGTAAGAAAGTAGAGGAAGAACAAATGAATTACAATCAGTTTTTAGTGGAAGTCAGAGCAGCAGTGCAGGAAAGATTAGGAAGAGATTATGAGATTCGCATTCAGAAGATTACGAAAAATAATGGAATTGTGCTGGATGGGCTGATTATTGGGAAAGTAAGTAAAAATATCGCTCCCACAATTTACTTGAATTCATACTATATGCATTTTACCCATGGTATGTCACTGCAGGAAATTCTGGAAGATATTATATCTGCATATAAGGAAAATAATGATGTAGTTTTTGGTGATATGAGAGAGCTTCTGGATTTTAATAATCTGAAGGGTAAGGTGGCTTTCAAACTGATCCAGAGAGAAAAGAATAAGGAGCTTTTAAAGGATGTTCCATATTTTGAATTTCTGGACCTGGCAATGGTGTTTTATCTAATTCTGGATGAACATAGAGGAGGACAAATGACGACTTTGATCCATAACTCACACATGGAGCCGTGGGGAGTGGAGAAAGAGGAACTGTATCGCTTTGCAAAGAGGAATACTCCAATGTTGCTGCCGCCGGAAATTAAAACGATGAAAGAGATTGTGTGTGATATTTTAAAGGGATGTTTAGAGGAATTAGAAATGGCTGGGCTGGTAAATGATTTGCTGGATTTTGATTCTCAGAGACCGCCCTTGTATGTGCTTTCAAATAAAAAGCAGATTAACGGCGCCGGGTGCATTTTATACGATGGTTGCTTGAAGGATTTTGCCGATTCTCTAAATTCAGATATTATTATATTGCCGTCGAGTACGCACGAAGTTATATTGGTTCCTGATGATGGGAATTTGGATTATGGGGAGCTGCAGAAAACGGTTGATCAGATAAATGAAAGTGAAGTGCCCAAGGAGGATGTATTGTCAGATATGATTTATAAGTATTCTCGGCATGATTGTAGTATTAGTTTTATAGAATAA
- a CDS encoding helix-turn-helix domain-containing protein: MGTDRWLSMKEICVHLGISRDTALKWINKRGMPAHKIERLWRFNTNEIDEWVKNNGAK, translated from the coding sequence GTGGGAACTGATAGATGGCTGTCAATGAAAGAAATTTGTGTACATCTAGGTATTAGCAGAGATACAGCTTTAAAGTGGATTAATAAAAGAGGAATGCCTGCTCACAAGATTGAACGTCTTTGGAGATTTAATACTAATGAAATCGATGAGTGGGTAAAAAACAATGGAGCCAAATAG
- the brxL gene encoding BREX system Lon protease-like protein BrxL, with protein sequence MTELDQKIRDIFPEESIYKTATHYNMFNGINIPSFIKDWLIKRYSDENENVDKQALFSFLDKHIPSKDSDIKSRLMKGETIQILARIIVESDLKTGLFKFSIPDIGIKSNEGRINDYVMRSQHGVIKEGENWGIVTLDYVQPEGKEKGYAELVKFKPFKPYTPDFEYYCEARKRFSIKDWIDFIIKCMEYNPYSTQFDSYTQKLLFISRLLVFCEPNLNIVELAPKGTGKSYIFNNLSKYGWQISGGKITRAKLFYDMAANKPGIIPNYEFVSMDEIKTIIFENKEELQGALKGYLEQGTFTMGQAKQTSTAGLILLGNIDLDNNRRPVSKKYFQELPEVFHDTALLDRFHGMIEGWYLPRITEDLKLDGYSLNVEYFSEILSMQRAMARYASVVTDLLDIPKNADIRDTTAIIRMATAYMKILFPYVESVGDIKREDFETYCFKPSYEKRKIIRTQLSIMDMEYSPKMPDIKVRDF encoded by the coding sequence ATGACTGAGTTAGATCAAAAGATTCGGGATATTTTTCCGGAAGAATCTATTTATAAAACTGCAACTCATTATAATATGTTTAATGGGATTAATATTCCTTCTTTTATCAAGGACTGGCTTATCAAACGGTATTCAGATGAGAATGAAAATGTTGATAAACAGGCGTTGTTTTCTTTTCTGGATAAGCATATACCGTCAAAAGACAGTGATATTAAAAGTCGGCTTATGAAAGGAGAAACAATCCAAATTTTGGCTAGAATCATTGTAGAGTCAGATTTAAAAACCGGGTTGTTTAAATTTTCAATACCGGATATTGGTATTAAGAGCAACGAGGGGCGCATTAATGATTATGTTATGCGATCTCAACATGGTGTAATTAAAGAAGGTGAAAACTGGGGGATCGTTACATTGGACTATGTCCAACCTGAAGGCAAAGAAAAAGGATATGCTGAATTGGTTAAATTCAAACCCTTTAAGCCTTATACTCCGGACTTTGAATATTACTGCGAGGCAAGAAAACGGTTTTCTATTAAAGACTGGATTGATTTTATTATAAAATGTATGGAGTATAATCCATATTCAACTCAGTTTGATTCATATACGCAGAAATTATTATTTATCTCACGTTTACTGGTATTCTGTGAGCCTAATTTAAATATCGTAGAATTGGCACCTAAGGGAACGGGAAAATCTTATATATTTAACAATTTAAGCAAATATGGTTGGCAGATTAGCGGAGGCAAGATAACTAGAGCAAAATTATTCTATGATATGGCGGCGAACAAGCCTGGAATAATTCCTAACTATGAATTTGTCTCAATGGATGAAATAAAGACCATAATTTTCGAGAATAAGGAAGAATTACAGGGCGCATTAAAAGGTTACCTTGAGCAAGGAACATTTACTATGGGGCAGGCAAAACAAACATCAACGGCGGGTTTGATTTTACTTGGCAATATTGATTTGGATAATAACAGGCGACCAGTTAGTAAAAAGTATTTCCAGGAACTGCCGGAAGTATTTCATGACACAGCACTTCTTGATAGGTTTCATGGTATGATTGAAGGATGGTATTTACCTAGAATTACAGAAGATTTAAAACTAGACGGTTATTCTTTAAATGTTGAATATTTTTCGGAAATTTTATCTATGCAACGAGCTATGGCAAGGTATGCTTCAGTTGTCACTGATTTGCTTGATATTCCTAAGAATGCTGATATAAGGGATACTACTGCAATAATTCGTATGGCGACTGCTTATATGAAAATATTATTTCCATATGTAGAGTCTGTTGGAGATATAAAGAGGGAAGATTTTGAAACATATTGTTTTAAGCCTTCTTATGAAAAACGAAAAATCATCAGAACACAACTTTCAATAATGGATATGGAATACAGTCCTAAAATGCCGGACATTAAAGTGAGGGATTTTTGA
- a CDS encoding type II toxin-antitoxin system Phd/YefM family antitoxin — MEAIIPSSDLQNKYLEISALTRESQEPVFITVDGREDTVLMSHVQYEKMKTELELWKMLAEAQGDVENERTASIEDTFSDIRKNLLVGKSHDL, encoded by the coding sequence ATGGAAGCAATCATACCTTCATCTGATTTACAAAATAAGTATTTGGAGATATCAGCCTTAACACGGGAATCCCAAGAACCAGTTTTTATTACAGTAGATGGTCGGGAGGATACCGTTTTGATGAGCCATGTCCAGTATGAAAAAATGAAAACCGAGTTGGAATTGTGGAAAATGTTGGCGGAAGCTCAGGGTGATGTGGAAAATGAAAGAACTGCTTCTATAGAGGATACATTTTCGGATATCCGCAAAAATCTTTTAGTGGGGAAGTCTCACGACCTGTGA